In one window of Romboutsia hominis DNA:
- a CDS encoding spore coat protein: MRNMLGNLIKDNADLNDEIIALGMLSSAKEAADMYLNSTLTSSTPELRALYSASLTQMVGGHTALTELSLNKGWIKPYDTPIQQLTCAYNESKHVISENR; encoded by the coding sequence ATGAGAAATATGCTAGGAAATTTAATAAAAGATAATGCAGATCTAAACGATGAAATAATAGCTTTAGGTATGCTTTCATCTGCAAAAGAAGCTGCAGACATGTATCTTAATTCTACATTAACAAGTAGTACACCAGAATTAAGAGCGCTATATTCAGCATCATTAACTCAAATGGTTGGAGGTCATACAGCACTTACTGAATTAAGTCTTAATAAGGGATGGATTAAGCCATATGATACTCCTATTCAACAATTAACATGTGCTTATAATGAATCAAAACATGTTATTAGCGAAAATAGATAG